In uncultured Methanobrevibacter sp., a genomic segment contains:
- a CDS encoding DUF4013 domain-containing protein gives MILDIYNDSIKYSIKNSKSIFYLGLTLFSTFIIWMVYLLMFINYQDVNLNIRLGSSIIPFILLFIPLFLFLGYEYKILKISTHGMINGTDKVPEFNNLKEMLINGAKIFCVKFIYFIIPTAILAITNINYLNHISGGVIGTIGAIIALILGIILYFISSLSTANMANYDNFKKAFDMKEIKEIIQNIGIIRYILFYIGLLIIEFLIVFILSTIVMIAMMLIGTTISSIAAQPFWWAVFIITNFIFCVIIAIAEIFRTRGIGLIYEPIEE, from the coding sequence TTTACTTGGGATTAACATTATTTTCAACTTTTATAATCTGGATGGTTTATTTATTAATGTTCATTAACTACCAAGATGTAAATTTAAATATAAGATTAGGAAGTTCAATTATACCATTTATACTCCTATTTATTCCATTATTTTTATTTTTAGGATATGAATATAAAATATTAAAAATATCAACACATGGAATGATAAATGGAACAGATAAAGTTCCAGAATTTAATAATCTAAAAGAAATGTTAATAAATGGAGCAAAAATATTTTGTGTTAAATTTATATATTTCATAATTCCAACAGCAATATTAGCAATTACAAATATAAACTATTTAAATCACATATCTGGAGGAGTAATAGGAACAATAGGTGCAATTATTGCATTAATACTAGGAATAATATTATATTTTATAAGTTCTTTAAGTACAGCAAATATGGCTAATTATGATAATTTTAAAAAAGCTTTTGATATGAAAGAAATAAAAGAAATAATTCAAAACATAGGAATAATAAGATATATATTATTTTACATAGGATTATTAATAATAGAATTCTTAATCGTATTTATATTATCTACAATAGTTATGATAGCTATGATGCTTATTGGAACTACTATAAGTAGTATTGCAGCACAACCATTTTGGTGGGCAGTATTCATTATAACAAATTTTATATTTTGTGTAATAATTGCAATAGCTGAAATATTTAGAACACGTGGAATTGGTTTAATTTATGAACCAATAGAAGAATAA